TCTTTTTGATCGCCTTGGTCTGAGCTGCACCGCCAACACGACTCACCGAGATACCAACGTTGATCGCTGGACGAAGCCCGGAGTTAAACAAGTCAGAACTGAGGAAGACCTGACCGTCCGTGATCGAAATCACGTTTGTAGGGATGTAGGCAGAAACGTCACCAGCCTGGGTCTCAATAATCGGCAGGGCGGTCATGGAACCTTTACCCATGGCATCAGAAAGCTTGGCAGCACGCTCAAGCAAACGGCTGTGGCAATAGAACACGTCACCGGGGTAAGCCTCACGACCGGGTGGACGACGCAATAGCAATGACATCTGGCGATAAGCCTGGGCTTGCTTGGTCAGATCGTCATAGATCACCAAAGTGGCCTTGCCCTTGTACATGAAGTACTCAGCAATCGAGGCTCCGGTGTAGGGAGCCAAGTATTGAAGAGCGGCAGGTTCGGATGCGTTAGCTGCCACCACGACGGTGTAATCAAGAGCGCCGCGCTCGCGCAGCACCTCTGTGACCTGTGCAACAGAAGCGGCTTTCTGTCCGATCGCCACGTAGACGCAAACCACATCCTGATCCGCCTGGTTCAGGATCGTGTCGATACAAATAGCTGTCTTGCCGGTCTGACGGTCACCAATGATCAACTCTCGCTGACCACGGCCAATGGGAATCATGGCGTCGATGGCCGTGATGCCCGTCTGCATTGGCTCATGGACAGACTTACGCTGAATAATTCCCGGGGCAGGAGACTCAATCAGCCGGGATTCAGTGGTGGCGAGGTCACCCTTGCCGTCAATCGCCACGCCGAGTGGATTCACCACGCGGCCAAGCATGGCATCACCGACGGGGACAGAAGCAATCTTGCCCGTTGCTCGGACGGTACTTCCCTCCTGAATGCCAAGGCCCTCGGCCATCAGCACAACGCCGACGTTGTCGTCTTCGAGGTTGAGGGCAATCCCTTCTGTGCCGTCTTCGAACTCAACCAGCTCTCCAGCCATCACCTGCTGCAGGCCATAAACGCGGGCGATTCCATCGCCTACTTGCAGGACTGAGCCGACGTTGCTTACCGATACGGACTTGTCATAGTCCTCGATCTGCTGCTTGAGAATGGCGCTGATCTCGTCGGGTCTGATGGAAACCATGGCGGGAAAACCCAGGGGCGGGTGGTGAGTGGAAGGGCGAGATGAAGGTGTGGCTTAGCTCAGCTCGCCTTAGCGAGTGCAAGACCAAGGCGACGAACCTGACCGGAGAGGCTGGCATCGATCACCTGAGAACCGAGGTTGACGACAAAGCCACCAATCAATGAAGGATCGACCTTGAGATCGATTTCAACAGCATTGGTTCCAGCCATTGACTGGACTTTGGCGGTCAATGAGGCCTGCTGCTCTTCTGAAAGAGGCTGAGCAGCACGAACATGAGCTAGGGCAATATTCCGAGACTCCCTATAGAGCTCGAGATAACGGCGAAGCACTGCCTCCAGAGCCG
This portion of the Synechococcus sp. ROS8604 genome encodes:
- the atpA gene encoding F0F1 ATP synthase subunit alpha; its protein translation is MVSIRPDEISAILKQQIEDYDKSVSVSNVGSVLQVGDGIARVYGLQQVMAGELVEFEDGTEGIALNLEDDNVGVVLMAEGLGIQEGSTVRATGKIASVPVGDAMLGRVVNPLGVAIDGKGDLATTESRLIESPAPGIIQRKSVHEPMQTGITAIDAMIPIGRGQRELIIGDRQTGKTAICIDTILNQADQDVVCVYVAIGQKAASVAQVTEVLRERGALDYTVVVAANASEPAALQYLAPYTGASIAEYFMYKGKATLVIYDDLTKQAQAYRQMSLLLRRPPGREAYPGDVFYCHSRLLERAAKLSDAMGKGSMTALPIIETQAGDVSAYIPTNVISITDGQVFLSSDLFNSGLRPAINVGISVSRVGGAAQTKAIKKIAGTLKLELAQFDELAAFSQFASDLDAATQQQLSRGKRLRELLKQSQFSPLILAEQVAIVYAGVKGLIDDVPVEEVVQFSRELREYLKSNKPEFISKIQTEKVLSPEAETTLKEAIAEVVSTMLASAN
- the atpH gene encoding ATP synthase F1 subunit delta codes for the protein MPLLNSLATPYADALLQVTDVRQESEKVASQCKDLLAAWESSEPLRDAMTSPVLEPDAKKSVLTSLLSEQVAPSLLNLLKVLADRQRLPALEAVLRRYLELYRESRNIALAHVRAAQPLSEEQQASLTAKVQSMAGTNAVEIDLKVDPSLIGGFVVNLGSQVIDASLSGQVRRLGLALAKAS